The Medicago truncatula cultivar Jemalong A17 chromosome 4, MtrunA17r5.0-ANR, whole genome shotgun sequence genome includes a region encoding these proteins:
- the LOC11415948 gene encoding ATP-dependent zinc metalloprotease FTSH 10, mitochondrial, with translation MIFSRIGRSLSRSSRVKNLLHGETRLGTLYGVSRTNVFVDDVEKGLGFVRGYVSSAIARNNGFGSNLYDFKSIAANRMLHRMFSSESPKKKNYEKFYPKEKKEVPKGEEKKSESKDESKSNTEDGGSFHEAFIKQFQNYLTPLLVVGLFLSSLSLGPRDQQQISFQEFKNKLLEPGLVDHIVVSNKSVAKIYVRNSPLNQADSEVQGTLPAKGSGGQYKYIINIGSVESFEEKLEEAQEALGVDSHNFVPVTYSSEMVWYQELMRFAPTLLLLGTLWFMGRKMQGGFGVGGGSTGKGSRGIFNIGKAHVTKVDKNTKNKVYFKDVAGCEEAKQEIMEFVHFLKNPKKYEELGAKIPKGALLVGPPGTGKTLLAKATAGESGVPFLSISGSDFMEMFVGVGPSRVRNLFQEARQCAPSIVFIDEIDAIGRKRGRGGFSGSNDERESTLNQLLVEMDGFGTTAGVVVLAGTNRADILDNALLRPGRFDRTISIDVPDIKGRDQIFQIYLKKIKLDHEPSYYSQRLAALTPGFAGADIANVCNEAALIAARTDESQVTMDHFEAAIDRIIGGLEKKNRVISKRERRTVAYHEAGHAVAGWFLEHCEPLLKVTIVPRGTAALGFAQYVPSENLLRTKEQLLDMTCMTLGGRAAEQVLIGAISTGAQNDLEKVTKMTYAQVAIYGFSEKVGLLSFPQNEDQFGKPYSGDTGNIIDQEVRDWVNHAYERTVQLIEEHKEKLAQIAELLLEKEVLHQEDLVRILGERPFKSAEPTNYDRFKLGFQDEEKAAETTVDEAEEGSGSSPLEPEVVPT, from the exons ATGATTTTTTCAAGAATTGGGCGTTCTCTATCGCGTTCTTCTCGCGTTAAA AATTTGTTGCACGGTGAAACAAGATTGGGAACGCTTTATGGAGTTTCGAGAACGAATGTTTTTGTCGATGACGTTGAAAAGGGATTAGGGTTTGTAAGGGGTTATGTATCTTCTGCCATAGCTCGCAATAATGGGTTTGGTTCAAATTTGTATGATTTTAAATCAATTGCTGCAAACCGTATGCTTCATCGCATGTTTTCGAGCGAATCCCCAAAGAAAAAGA ATTATGAAAAGTTTTATCCCAAGGAAAAAAAGGAAGTGCCAAAGGGAGAGGAGAAAAAATCTGAGTCTAaag ATGAGTCAAAGTCAAACACAGAGGATGGAGGTAGTTTTCACGAAGCTTTTATAAAACAGTTTCAAAACTATCTCACCCCACTGTTGGTGGTGGGACTATTTCTTTCATCCCTTTCTCTTGGTCCTCGCGATCAGCAGCAG ATTAGTTTCCAGGAGTTTAAAAATAAGCTTTTGGAACCAGGATTAGTAGACCATATTGTTGTCTCCAACAAATCAGTTGCCAAAATATATGTGAGGAACTCTCCCCTTAATCAAGCAGACAGCGAAGTCCAAGGAACCCTTCCTGCAAAGGGATCTGGTGgccaatataaatatataatcaatattGGAAGTGTCGAGTCTTTTGAGGAGAAGTTAGAGGAAGCGCAAGAAGCACTAGGCGTTGACTCTCACAATTTTGTACCTGTTACATATTCTTCTGAAATGGTTTGGTACCAGGAGTTAATGAGATTTGCGCCAACCCTGTTGCTTTTGGGAACTCTCTGGTTTATGGGAAGGAAAATGCAAGGTGGATTTGGTGTTGGTGGTGGCTCCACTGGTAAGGGTAGTCGTGGAATATTTAACATTGGAAAAGCACATGTTACTAAAGTAGACAAAAATACCAAAAACAAG gtttattttaaagatgttgCTGGGTGTGAGGAGGCAAAGCAAGAAATTATGGAGTTTGTGCACTTTCTCAAGAATCCTAAGAAATACGAAGAGCTTGGTGCCAAAATTCCAAAAGGTGCTCTTCTGGTGGGTCCCCCAGGCACAGGAAAAACTCTTTTAGCAAAAGCAACTGCAGGCGAGTCTGGTGTGCCATTTCTTTCCATATCTGGTTCTGATTTCATGGAAATGTTTGTCGGTGTTGGACCATCCAGGGTGAGAAACTTGTTTCAGGAAGCAAGGCAGTGTGCTCCCAGTATAGTATTTATTGATGAGATTGATGCAATTGGTCGGAAAAGGGGTCGTGGAGGTTTCTCTGGTTCAAATGATGAGCGTGAAAGTACTTTAAATCAATTGTTGGTGGAAATGGATGGTTTTGGAACCACTGCTGGAGTTGTTGTGCTTGCAGGTACAAATAGAGCTGATATATTAGACAACGCCTTACTTAGGCCTGGGCGTTTTGACCGCACGATATCAATTGATGTACCCGACATTAAAGGTCGTGACCAGATATTTcagatttatttgaaaaaaatcaaacttgacCACGAGCCTTCATATTATTCTCAGAGGCTTGCAGCCCTTACTCCAGGATTTGCTGGAGCAGACATTGCTAATGTTTGCAATGAAGCTGCTCTGATTGCTGCAAGGACTGATGAATCGCAAGTCACAATGGATCATTTCGAGGCAGCTATCGATAGGATCATTGGTGGTTTGGAGAAGAAGAACAGG GTAATAAGTAAGCGGGAAAGGCGTACTGTTGCTTACCATGAAGCAGGCCATGCTGTTGCAGGTTGGTTCTTGGAACATTGTGAGCCATTGTTGAAAGTAACCATTGTTCCTCGCGGCACAGCAGCACTTGGGTTTGCCCAATATGTTCCAAGTGAGAACCTTCTCAGGACAAAGGAGCAGCTTTTGGATATGACTTGTATGACCCTTGGTGGTCGGGCTGCCGAGCAG GTTCTCATTGGAGCAATCTCCACTGGAGCACAAAATGACTTGGAGAAAGTAACCAAGATGACATATGCCCAAGTAGCCATCTATGGTTTCAGTGAAAAAGTGGGTCTCCTCTCTTTCCCTCAAAATGAGGATCAGTTTGGGAAACCATACAGTGGCGATACTGGTAACATCATTGATCAGGAAGTGCGAGATTGGGTGAACCATGCATATGAACGTACCGTACAGCTTATAGAAGAACACAAGGAGAAACTAGCTCAAATTGCAGAGTTACTTCTCGAAAAAGAAGTACTTCACCAAGAGGACTTGGTTCGAATCTTGGGTGAGCGACCCTTCAAGAGTGCAGAACCCACAAATTACGATAGATTTAAGCTAGGGTTTCAAGATGAGGAGAAAGCTGCAGAAACCACCGTCGATGAAGCCGAAGAGGGTAGTGGGTCTTCACCTCTAGAACCTGAGGTTGTTCCCACATAG
- the LOC11414428 gene encoding uncharacterized protein C24B11.05 gives MENGHKFQEVSNPKYDCLLFDIDDTLYPLSSGISAQTAKNIEEYMLQKLGMEAATVPELCYSLYKTYGTTMAGLRAIGYDFDYNDFHSFVHGRLPYNLLKPDPVLKGILQSLPFRKVLFTNADMGHASRVLKRLGLEDCFERIISFDTLNSSDSIIPSNEKVGSEIFDFCEYTRRPDSDTVLPKTPVVCKPFEDAFEKAFKLADIDPQRTLFFDDSIRNLQTANRLGLHTVAVGTSVRSTGVDHALESIHNIREAFPELWEVDEKHEIVNYKVAIETTVKA, from the exons ATGGAAAACGGGCATAAATTCCAGGAAGTTTCCAACCCAAAATATGATTGTCTCTTGTTTG ATATTGATGACACACTTTATCCTTTGAGTTCTGGAATTTCAGCGCAAACAGCAAAAAATATTGAAG AGTATATGCTTCAAAAGCTTGGAATGGAGGCTGCTACGGTTCCTGAATTGTGCTATTCATTATACAAGACTTATGGGACAACAATGGCTGGTCTTAGG GCAATTGGCTACGACTTTGACTACAACGACTTTCATAG TTTTGTTCATGGGAGATTGCCATATAATCTACTTAAACCAGACCCTGTTCTCAAGGGCATTTTGCAAAGCTTGCCTTTTAGGAAAGTG CTTTTTACCAATGCAGACATGGGACATGCGAGTAGAGTGCTTAAAAGACTTGGACTCGAGGACTGTTTTGAAAGAATTATTAGCTTTGATACCCTGAATTCCTCTGACAGCATCATCCCTTCTAATGAAAAAGTTGGCAGTGAAATTTTTGATTTCTGTGAGTACACACGCCGTCCTGATTCTGATACGGTGCTTCCAAAGACACCAGTTGTCTGCAAACCTTTTGAAGATGCATTTGAAAAGGCATTCAAGTTGGCTGACATTGACCCTCAAAGAACA TTGTTCTTCGATGACAGTATCCGCAATTTACAGACAGCTAATCGTTTGGGCCTCCATACAGTTGCG GTTGGTACATCCGTGCGCAGTACAGGAGTGGATCATGCATTAGAGAGTATTCATAATATCAGAGAGGCATTTCCAGAGCTATGGGAAGTCGACGAGAAGCATGAAATCGTCAACTACAAGGTTGCAATTGAAACAACAGTAAAAGCATAG